In one Nicotiana sylvestris chromosome 8, ASM39365v2, whole genome shotgun sequence genomic region, the following are encoded:
- the LOC138876343 gene encoding uncharacterized protein, which translates to MQQTIDDLTDKFNVVNAALQGLLRGGGNQIEGSANPAFVTQKLKIPELKPYSGARNAKEVENFIFDIEQYFDVVGGLEEAKKVTTAAMYLQGDVKLWWQVKYEAIKAGEDALETWAELKAAIRLQFFPENVEYNARRKLRELRQTKSARDYVREFSALMLNIRDMGDKEKLFTFLEGLKPYAPMELQRQRVDTLPKAIQAAECLGDYHVEARKYWP; encoded by the coding sequence atgcaacaaactattgacgacttgacagacaaattcaatgttgtcaatgctgctttACAGGGCCTGCTTCGAGGTGGTGGAAACCAAATCGAGGGCTCTGCGAACCCCGCTTTCGTGACacaaaaactaaaaattcctgagctaaagccatacagtggagctaggaatgccaaagaagtggaaaacttcatctttgaCATCGAACAGTACTTTGATGTTGTTGGAGgcctagaagaagctaagaaggtaacaactgctgccatgtatcttcagggtgatgtTAAACTCTGGTGGCAAGTGAagtacgaagccatcaaggccggtgaagatgctctcgagACATGGGCAGAACTAAAGGCAGCCATACGCCTACAGTTCTTCCCTGAAAATGttgaatacaatgcaaggagaaagctacgggagctccgccAGACCAAGTCAGCGCGGGACTACGTGCGGGAATTCTCTgcgctcatgctaaacatacgtgacatgggggacaaagaaaAGCTCTTCACCTTCCTAGAAGGGTTAAAACCTTATGCCCCCATGGAACTGCAAAGACAAAGGGTAGATACCCTACCTAAGGCGATCCAAGcagctgaatgccttggggactatcacGTGGAAGCTCGGAAGTATTGGCCTTAG
- the LOC138876344 gene encoding uncharacterized protein — protein sequence MKRHGDQNHRFVEYQVGDKIMVKIPKWYLFVGVHDPRLLRKYIGPLSIKRRIGKVAYLVDTPAWWKIHPVFHVSFLKPFREDMQDPSRSQLMIPSIRGPNSTGERRVEAILDDRVIHATRKDH from the coding sequence atgaagaggcatggTGATCAGAATCatcgctttgttgaataccaagtaggagacaaaattatggtcaaaattccaaagtgGTACTTATTTGTGGGAgtccatgaccctcgcctattgcgaaaatacattggacccttgtccattaAAAGGCgcattgggaaagttgcatatctggtggataccccagcttggtggaaaattcatcctgtcttccatgtcagcttcctgaaaccttttcgggaagacaTGCAGGATCCTTCACGGAGCCAGCTCATgatacccagtattcgagggcccaattcaaccggagaaaggcgtgttgaagctatccttgatgatagagtgattcatgccaCAAGGAAAGATCACtaa